In a genomic window of Phycisphaerales bacterium:
- a CDS encoding MBL fold metallo-hydrolase encodes MSMSVSRREFVVGAAALVGAAGLNLRLWAQEGTKTAPKPAASAETFNRWVEVRPGFHVAIGTTGENFALLGGNSTLVATKDASALIDTKQAVIAPALRRELLTKTAAVVQVFNTHHHFDHSGGNGVFSKDAALSAHPKACERIAAMKGSFTAQLRQQIKALEEAEVAGAKQAAEDAKAFQNSLAELKEDAWTPKPIKMEEVKSVAGKKVEVHHVGAGHTDNDVFFFFPDDNVLVAGDLVFNNLHPYYDKDAGATSEGWIKSLERIVHLCDEKTVVVPGHGDIGNLETVKKQIKYFEDVREAVKKAIDEGKAREDVINTTLPQYAPYRLEVARGLVLGGVYDELKK; translated from the coding sequence ATGAGCATGAGCGTTTCGCGGCGTGAGTTCGTGGTCGGCGCGGCGGCCCTGGTCGGCGCGGCCGGCCTCAACCTCCGCCTCTGGGCGCAGGAGGGCACGAAGACAGCCCCCAAGCCCGCCGCCTCGGCCGAGACCTTCAACCGCTGGGTTGAAGTCCGCCCGGGCTTCCACGTCGCTATCGGCACCACCGGCGAGAACTTCGCGCTGCTGGGCGGCAACTCAACGCTGGTGGCGACCAAGGACGCCTCGGCCCTCATCGATACCAAGCAGGCCGTGATCGCCCCCGCCCTCCGGCGCGAGTTGCTCACGAAAACCGCGGCCGTCGTGCAGGTCTTCAACACCCACCACCACTTCGACCACTCCGGCGGCAACGGCGTCTTCAGCAAGGACGCGGCCCTCTCCGCTCACCCTAAGGCCTGCGAGCGCATCGCCGCCATGAAGGGCTCCTTCACCGCGCAGCTCCGCCAGCAGATCAAGGCCCTCGAAGAGGCCGAGGTCGCCGGCGCCAAGCAGGCGGCCGAAGATGCCAAAGCATTCCAGAACTCCCTCGCCGAGCTGAAGGAGGACGCCTGGACCCCCAAGCCCATCAAGATGGAGGAGGTCAAGAGCGTCGCCGGGAAGAAGGTCGAGGTCCACCACGTCGGCGCCGGCCACACCGACAACGACGTGTTCTTCTTCTTCCCCGACGACAACGTGCTCGTCGCGGGCGACCTCGTCTTCAACAACCTGCACCCCTACTACGACAAGGACGCCGGCGCCACCAGCGAGGGCTGGATCAAGTCCCTCGAGCGCATCGTCCACCTCTGCGACGAGAAGACCGTCGTCGTCCCGGGGCACGGCGACATCGGCAACCTCGAGACCGTCAAGAAGCAGATCAAGTACTTCGAGGACGTGCGCGAGGCCGTGAAGAAGGCGATTGACGAGGGCAAGGCACGCGAGGACGTCATCAACACGACGCTCCCGCAGTACGCGCCCTACCGCCTTGAGGTCGCGCGTGGCCTCGTCCTCGGCGGCGTGTACGACGAGCTCAAGAAGTAG
- the efp gene encoding elongation factor P codes for MKATDLRPGLGCKIDGKLYVITNFEHRTPGNLRAFIQIKIKDVVAGRTIERRLGSSDEVDVVDLDRRPMEYLYSDNSGATFMDPETFDQVIIPPDVLGDALMFLRPNTQATVLFYGENAVTLELPPSVELTVKDCPPEVKGATVTNQTKDATMETGLVIRVPAFIKQGETLKISTQDRSYQSRA; via the coding sequence ATGAAGGCGACTGACCTCCGCCCCGGACTGGGCTGCAAGATCGACGGCAAGCTCTATGTGATCACGAACTTCGAGCATCGCACTCCGGGCAACCTCCGCGCGTTTATCCAGATCAAGATCAAGGACGTGGTCGCGGGCCGCACGATCGAGCGGCGCCTGGGCTCCTCGGACGAAGTGGATGTGGTGGACCTGGACCGCCGCCCGATGGAGTACCTGTACTCGGACAACAGCGGCGCCACGTTCATGGACCCCGAGACCTTCGACCAGGTGATCATCCCACCGGACGTGCTGGGTGATGCCCTGATGTTCCTGCGGCCCAACACGCAGGCGACGGTGCTGTTCTACGGCGAGAATGCCGTGACTCTCGAACTGCCGCCCAGCGTCGAACTGACGGTGAAGGACTGCCCGCCGGAAGTGAAGGGCGCCACGGTGACCAACCAGACCAAGGACGCGACGATGGAGACCGGGCTTGTGATCCGCGTCCCCGCGTTCATCAAGCAGGGCGAGACCCTGAAGATCTCGACGCAGGACCGGAGCTACCAGAGCCGGGCCTGA